The following coding sequences are from one Ammospiza caudacuta isolate bAmmCau1 chromosome 10, bAmmCau1.pri, whole genome shotgun sequence window:
- the RGMA gene encoding repulsive guidance molecule A, translated as MRPPRERIVVKARAGWMGMGRGAGSTALGLFQILPVFLCIFPSVTSPCKILKCNSEFWAATSGSHHLGVEEAPEFCTALRAYAHCTRRTARTCRGDLAYHSAVHGIDDLMVQHNCSKDGPTSQPRLRTLPPGDSQERSDSPEICHYEKSFHKHSAAPNYTHCGLFGDPHLRTFTDTFQTCKVQGAWPLIDNNYLNVQVTNTPVLPGSSATATSKLTIIFKSFQECVEQKVYQAEMDELPAAFVDGSKNGGDKHGANSLKITEKVSGQHIEIQAKYIGTTIVVRQVGRYLTFAVRMPEEVVNAVEDRDSQGLYLCLRGCPANQQIDFQAVRSAQATEGRARRKGPSLPAPPEAFTYETATAKCREKLPVEDLYFQSCVFDLLTTGDVNFMLAAYYAFEDVKMLHSNKDKLHLYERTRVLSPGNTAPTGTHPALWVALLCLCWLCLL; from the exons TGACATCTCCATGCAAGATCCTCAAGTGCAACTCTGAGTTCTGGGCGGCCACGTCGGGGTCGCACCACCTGGGCGTGGAGGAGGCGCCCGAGTTCTGCACGGCGCTGCGGGCCTACGCGCACTGCACGCGCCGCACCGCCCGCACCTGCAGGGGAGACCTGGCCTACCACTCGGCCGTGCATGGCATAGACGATCTCATGGTGCAGCACAACTGCTCCAAGGATGGCCCCACGTCCCAGCCCCGCCTCCGGACATTGCCTCCCGGGGACAGCCAGGAGCGCTCCGACAGCCCCGAGATCTGCCACTACGAGAAGAGCTTCCACAAGCACTCGGCCGCCCCCAACTACACCCACTGCGGGCTCTTTGGGGACCCCCACCTCAGGACTTTCACGGACACTTTCCAGACCTGCAAGGTGCAGGGGGCTTGGCCACTCATAGACAATAACTACCTGAATGTGCAGGTCACCAACACGCCTGTGCTGCCTGGCTCCTCGGCCACCGCCACCAGCAAG CTCACCATCATCTTCAAGAGCTTCCAGGAGTGTGTGGAGCAGAAAGTGTACCAGGCAGAGATGGACGAGCTCCCCGCCGCCTTTGTCGACGGCTCCAAGAACGGAGGGGACAAGCACGGGGCCAACAGCCTGAAGATCACGGAGAAGGTGTCGGGCCAGCACATCGAGATCCAGGCCAAGTACATCGGCACCACCATCGTGGTGAGGCAGGTGGGCCGCTACCTCACCTTCGCCGTGCGCATGCCAGAGGAGGTGGTCAACGCCGtggaggacagggacagccagggcctCTACCTGTGCCTCCGTGGCTGCCCAGCCAACCAGCAGATTGACTTCCAGGCCGTGCGCTCGGCCCAGGCCACGGAGGGCCGGGCCCGCAGGAAGGGGCCCAGCCTGCCCGCCCCGCCCGAGGCCTTCACCTACGAGACGGCCACGGCCAAGTGCAGGGAGAAGCTGCCCGTGGAGGACCTCTACTTCCAGTCCTGTGTCTTTGACCTCCTCACCACGGGGGATGTCAACTTCATGCTGGCTGCTTACTATGCCTTTGAGGACGTGAAGATGCTTCACTCCAACAAGGACAAGCTGCACCTCTATGAAAGGACACGGGTGCTGAGCCCGGGCAACACGGCGCCCACGGGAACGCATCCCGCCCTCTGGGTAgcactgctgtgtttgtgttggCTGTGCTTGTTATAG